The region GGCCGGCTGCAAGGGTGATTTTTGAGGGCTCGTAACCCGGCACACCCGGATTTGATGATTGTCCATCGGCGGCCAGCCGGGTGCCGGAGTAAGTATTTACCGTTCTAAAACCGGTGCCCAAGCCATTTTTATCCAAAATGGTAGCGTCCGCCGGCGCATCAAATGACAAGCTAAAGGGTAATGCAACCTTAACCTGCGTGCAGGGCAATGTACTTATGGGGTTGCAAGTATCCGGTTGTGTAGTGTGGGTTTTAGACGCAATGATATACTCATAACTAAATACTTTTACACTCAAAAACAGTGCTGCTAAAAGCATCAATACTTTTTTCATTTTAAGCTGATAAATAAAGTCCAGTGAAAAATAGCACGATACTATTTATTGCCTGTATTACATAGGGGTGCACAAAAATATGCTTCCAAACCCTATTGTAAGCACCTATGCGTTACTTGTTTACCAATTTGATGCTTTTTGAGAAAATGTGGTAAACACATGTGAAACGCCAATTTTGAAGTATACTTAAAATGATGTTTTAAACGGAAAAAGCAGCAACAAAAAAGCCGCTTTACCTTTCGTGAAGCGGCTTTGTGCGTTTACGGTATTTTGCACCTGTTGCTGTAAAATCTTTATTTTTTTGCCCGGTAAAAACTATTTGGCCGGTGCATATGCGCCGGTGGTTAACCAGGTTATCCAGGCTTTTTTGAATGCCGCGTGACTCATTGGTGGTAACTTTCTCCCTTCGCCGGGGTTCCAGCCGGTAAGTACAAGGCCATCATCAGCATGGGCGATCAGCTGCTGCATGTTCTTATGCCCGTTTTGGTTAGGGTCAACTAGTTGTTTGGCTAGTTGGCGCGGCGTACGGCCCTGGAATACCATTTTCATATTTGCCGGCGGCAAATGCCAGTTTGGGTTACCCGGTGGCGTGTGTAGGCCCGGCGTGTTGGTAGCCTGGTGGCAATTAGCGCATTTCATGGCATAAAGGCCTTTGCCATCAACGCCCCTTTTTGGTGCCATGGTGTGCAAGTGGCTGTCATCTCCCTGAAGGGGGATATTTCCCGACGGGTGGCAATTCATACAGCGCGAACTCATCAAAACGGTGTAAACCTGTTTAAAGGCTTTTACAGATGTTACACTGTCTTTACGCATTACCAAACTTGCAGCATGCTTATTGTCGTCGGCTTTGAAAGATAACACAATTATGCAGGCAGTGAATGCCATTAAGCTTATAATGTTTAACTTTTTCATGCCTTTTGTATCAGTTTGTGGTTAACTATGGGTAAATTATAAATACGGGTGCCGGTAGCTGCAAAAATAGCGTTTGCTATGGCCGGCGCGGTTGGCGGCACGCCGCACTCGCCGGCACCACCCATCTTTTCGCTGCTCTGTACGATGTACACATTTATCTCGGGCGACTCGTTCATGCGTGCTATGCGATAATCGTAAAAGTTGCTTTGCTGTAGTTGCCCGTCTTTTATGGTCAACTCGCCATATAGTGCCATGGTCAGGCCAAAAATTACCCCGCTTTCCATTTGCGCCTTAACGCCGTCGGGGTTCACTGCCAGGCCGCAGTCAATTGCGCAATCTACTTTGTGCACCTTCACTAAGCCATTATTGATACTAACCTCGGCTATTACAGCCACGTAACTGCCAAACGACTCGTGGACAGCAACTCCCTTAAACCGGCCTGCCGGTAGTTTCTTTTTCCAGTTGGCTTTTTCGGCCGCCAGTTTTAGCGTGGCCAGGTGGCGTGGATGGTCCTTTAGTAGCTTTATGCGGTAGTCCACCGGGTCTTGGTTGGCAGCATACGCCAGTTCATCAACCATGGTTTCCATAACGTAGGCAGTATGGGTATTACCTACCGAGCGGAACCATAAGATGGGGACAACCTCTTCGGTTGTATGCAACCCCACATAATGATCGGGAACGGCATCAAGATAGGGAGACTCTTTAACACCTTCCACTGATGTATTGTCTATCTTTGGTGCAGGGCCAAATATTTTAGCTTCGCCCATTATAGATTGCCCGACAATGTTATGCAGCCAGGCTACCGGAAGCCCGTTATCTAACCCAACTTTTACGTTGTGGACAAAAAATGGCCTGTAATGGCCCGATCTCATATCATCTTCGCGTGTCCATACCATTTTGATGGGTTTGCCGGAAGCTTTAGCGATATGAACAGCTTCTGTTACAAAGTCGGATGTTGGTGCAGCGCGCCTGCCAAACCCACCACCCAAAAACGGAATGGTGATCTTCACCTGCTCGGGTTTAAAACCTAATATAGTGGCCGCGTTCTTTTGATCGATGCCCGGCATTTGGGTTCCTGTCCATATCTCGCATACATCATTATCTATTTTTACCGTACAATTCAACGGCTCCATAGGCGCGTGTGCAAGGTAGGAAAACACATACTCGCCCGATACCACCTTTGCCGACTTGCCCAAGGCTGTATCGGCATTGCCTTTTTTTTGTGCAGGCAAGCCTTTTGTTGCAGCCAGGGTTTTATACGCCTTTGTTTGGGTAGCTGTATTCAGCATTACGCCGGGGCCGTGGTCCCAGGTTATTTGTAAAGATTTGCGGCCCTGCTGCGCTGCCCAAAAGTTATCGGCAATAACGGCGATGCCGGTAGGTATCTGTACAACTTGTACAACGCCCGGTACCGCTTTAGCCTTCGATGCGTCAAACGATTTTACCTTACCGCCAAACACAGGCGCATGGGCAACAACGGCGCTTAAAAGGCCGGGGAATTGTATATCTATACCAAATTGTGCCTGCCCGTTAGTTTTAGCAAGCGAATCTCTACGTTTAGGGCTTTTACCAATATACTTCCAATCGGCAGGCGCTTTTAAAGGCACTTTTGCAGGAGCCGGAAGTTTCGCCGCCTCTGTTGCCAAGTCTCCATAGCTGAATTTCTGACTGCCGGCAGTTACGTAGCCTTTTTCCGTGCGGCAATCGGTTATGGCAATACCGGCACGTTGCGCTGCCGCTTGCGTAAGCAAAACCCTTGCAGTTGCGCCGGCATTGCGGTAACGGTCAAACTCAGACCAGGTAGAACTTGAGCCACCGGTTATCTGTATGCCGTAAACGTTGTGGTTATAGGCTTTAGCAGGCCCCCCGTGTTCTATTTTTATCTTATCCAGGTCGGCATCCAGTTCATCAGCCAGTAACATTGGCAGGGTTGTCCATATGCCCTGGCCCATTTCTACGTGGCTTAAATAAACAGTAATGCTGTTATCTGTTCCGATTTTTAAAAAAGCATTCGGGACAAAGGCACCCTCTGTAGCCCTGGCGGCAAGGGCAGCCATTTTATTTGCCTGAGGTATGGTAAAGGAAACCAGCAGGCCACCGCCCAGCAACGCCCCTGATTGTATAAAATTACGGCGATTCATGATTTAACCCCTTCCCGCTGCATCTTGGCAGCCTGATGTATGGCGCTCCGGATGCGCGTATAAGTGCCGCAGCGGCAAATGTTGCCTGACATGGCATCATCAATATCCTGATCTGTAGGATTGGGATTTTCCTTTAACAAAACGGCAGCAGACATAAGCTGGCCCGACTGGCAATAGCCGCATTGCGGTACATCCGCTTCTTGCCAGGCCAATTGTAATGGGTGGTCGCCATTAAGCGCCAGGCCTTCAATAGTGGTTATCTGTTGGCCCTCGGCCCGGCTCACTTTAGTTACACATGAGCGTACAGCTTCGCCGTTTAAATGCACCGTACATGCGCCGCATTGCGCTACGCCGCAACCAAATTTGGTACCTGTTAATCCAAGCAGGTCCCTGATGACCCAAAGCAAGGGCATATTCGGATCAGCAGCTACTTCACGGCGCTGCCCATTAACTGTTAAAGTGATCATAAGCCATTTTTTTAATTAAAGATACAGTGTTTAATTACCAAGTAGTTATACATTTCAAACCAAAAGTTATAAAATTCAAACAATTACCTCAATAAAAGGGCTTATGTTACCCATAGGCTATTTAAATACGCTGCTTTGGTAGCCTGCGTTTGCGCGTTGCGGCGCACGGTTCACATAAAACTGCCTGTCCAATGGGGCCGATGTGCCCAGCCCATCTACATAGCGGTTAAACATACAAAAGGCGGCGGCTATCAACAGTTATCGTCTTTTTGCAATCAAATCTCTTTTTCGCTTGTTATAAGGTACAAAGGAGGAAAGATATGCCATGGTATAACGGCGATTACCCGCCATCGTATAAAAATCAGCCCAAAAAAATAAGGGACAAAGCCACCGAGATAGCCAACGAAGTGTTAAAAACCACCGGGAATGAAGGCGAAGCGATTGCAACTGGGCTAAAGCAGGCACGGGCGCATTTTGCCAAGCTGGATGATAAAAAGGCAGTTGATGGCAAGTGACAGCACACTCTGGCGCTTCCTGACGGCGCAGGCACGGGATTATACCACAGCTTTGGCCGAAATTAAGCGCGGCCGCAAAAGCAGCCATTGGATGTGGTATATTTTTCCGCAGATAGGAGGGTTGGGCTATAGCGACATGGCGAAACGTTATGCTATTATCGGCCTGAGTGAAGCTGCTGATTACCTGGCGCATCCGGTGTTGGGCAAGCGCATCATCGAGATAAGTAACGCCCTGCTTAGTTTGCCGGGCAACAATGCCACAGCTATAATGGGCAGCCCCGATGACCTGAAGCTGCGATCGAGCATGACTCTTTTTTCGCTGGTGCCGGGTGCCGACACGGTGTTTGAAGAAGTGCTTAAAAAGTTTTTTAAAGGCGAGAAGGATAAGGCAACACTGGAGCTTATTTAGTTGGTTTTTAGACAGGCAGAGGGGACAATATTAATCTAAAATAGCTATTGTAAGCCTGATGATATCTTTAAAGATGGCCGTATCGTTAGTTGATTTAGCCGAAACACGCATACCCTTTACAGAATTAAAAATAAAGCGCGCCAGTGCGCGGGCATCTTGTTTGTTTTGTATATCGCCGCTTTGCTGCCCCTCTTTTATCACCCTGAAAAATGCCTCTTCCATTAGCTGGTCGTTGTGGCATACCACTGCGGCAACCTCGGGGTCGTGCGGGGCAACCTCTACCTCGGCGTTAACCATAAAGCAGCCTTTTTGTTGCTGGTCGCATATCAGGTCGCCGGTGGCCAGGTCCAATAGTTTGGCAACGGTATCTTTAGCAGGCAGGCCGCGCTCAATTATAGCCTCAATATTGGCTGTACCTGCTTGCTGATAGCTTTGCAGCGCTTTCATAAACAGGGTATGTTTATCGGTATAAGTATCGTAAAGGCTGGAGCGGCTTATGCCCAACCCGTCTACCAGTTCCTGCATCGAGGTGCCATTATATCCCTTATGCCAAAACAGCTGTATAGCCTTTGACAGCACTTCGTTCTCATCAAAATCTTTTGTACGTGCCATAAACGGTGAAAGCCTTGCTTGTTAAAGCAAAGCTATTCATTTTAAATCATTTTTTGTGTTTGGGGGCGGGTATTACCTTACGCCACCGCTTGCCAAAAGCAATTCGCCGGTTAACCAGCGCGAATCGTCTGAGGCTAAAAATACCGCCACTTCGGCAATATCATCCGGCTGACCTAAACGGCCTAATGGTGTGGTTTTTATCAGTTCGGCTGCAAAATCGCTGCCGATGAAGCCTGCAGTGTGTGTGCCTTCAGTTTCTACCATTCCGGGGTTAATAGAGTTTACGCGGATATTTTTGCCGCCTAACTCTTTAGCCAAAACGTGGGTAATACCATCTACCGCACTTTTAGTAGCGGTGTAAACAGCGCTACCGGCAGGTGTAATATTGCTAACTGCCGAACCAACGTTAATAATGCTGCCACCATTTGGGTTAAAGTTTTTTACAGCGCCTTTTGTGGCTAATAACAAACCAAGTACGTTGGTGTTAAACTGCGCATGGAAATCTTCGGCGGTAATTTCTTCAATAGCACCCCATTTGTATATACCTGCATTGTTTACCAATATATCAACCTGGCCAAATGTTTTAGCAGTTTCAGCAAACAGGCGGGTGATATCAGCCTCGCTGCTTACATTGCCTTGTATGGCTACCGCCTTGCCGCCATTAGCAACAATATCGGCAACAACCTGCTCGGCACCTTCTTTGGCAGAGGCATAATTTACTACTACACTTGCACCGGCTGCGGCCAGGTGTTTGGCTATGCCTGCTCCAATACCTTTTGAGGCACCTGTTACTACGGCTACTTTATTTTCTAACTTTTTCATGTTTTATCAATTTAATTTCTGTTATTTGGAATATTCGTTCCGCAAATGTAATATCAAATTGGAACAATCATTCCAATATTATTTATTATGAGTTGAGCATGACAAACGCGGCATTATGCGCGGTAATCAAATTATCCTATCTTTAGTTTGATGAAACAACGTATACAGTCGATAGACATGGTTCGCGGGCTCATAATGATAGTGATGACGCTTGACCATACCCGCGATTTTTTACACCTTGCAGGGCCGCCACCGCTGGATGTACAGCGCACAACCGTGATACTCTTTTTTACCCGCTGGATAACCCACTTTTGCGCGCCAACGTTTGTTTTTTTGAGTGGTGTATCGGCATGCCTGGCCGCGCAACGTCGCACACCCGGCCAAATGACTGCCTTTTTACTAACAAGGGGTGCCTGGCTAATACTTTCAGACCTGTTAATTATCAGCCTCATTTTTAGCTTTGATGTGCAATACCATTTCCCGGTGCTGGAAGTGCTATGGGCCACAGGTTTTGGTATGATAGTTTTAGCTTTGTTTATACGTTTGCCTAAATCATTTATAGCGGTAATAGCCATTTTGATCATCGCGGGGCATAACCTGTTAGATAATGCTAACCTGCCTAAAGATGGCATTGCCGGTAACCTTGCCACTATATTACTAAATGGCGTTGGTGCATTGATACCAGTAGGAACTAACCGGTTTATTTTTGCCATATATGCTGCCATCCCATGGACGGGCGCACTGTTGCTGGGCTATGTTTTTGGGGGGCTTTATACAACGGGATACGACGCGCAAAAACGGCGCAAAGTGTTACGACTAACAGGATGCGCATTTATCTCCCTGTTTATAATATTAAGGCTTATCAATCACTACGGCGACCCGTCGCATTGGGCCGTTCAACGCAATGCAGCACATACGCTACTATCATTTATTAATGCCAGCAAGCAAACGCCATCCCTGTTGTTTATGCTGATGACGCTTGGCCCCATACTATTATTACTATCGTATACCGAGGGTATCAGCAACCGGGTTACACGCTTTTGTGTGGTATATGGTAATGTACCCTACTTTTATTTTATAAGCCATTTGGCCCTGCTGCGCGTTATAAACGTTACAGGTGTTGTGTTGGCAGGTATACCATTAAATTTTAAGGAGTCTTCGCCGGTTTGGGCGGCTCCAGGTTTCGGCATTCCCCTTTGGGCGGTTTACTTGAGTTGGATGGGTGTTATAGCGCTAATGTATCTTCCTTGCCGCTGGTATGGCCGTTATAAACTAACGCATAGCCAGTGGTGGTTATCATATATATAACAATTGGGAGTATATATCGGTGGATTAAATCAAGAAATTTCTGTAAGTCGAAAAGTACTGCAAACGGCTAATATCAAATATTCATATTAAGCCCAATGCCTCCAAAATTGCGCATATATGATTTTGCTTCTAACGCTATTTTTGGGGTTAAAAAATATCTGAATGCAAATGTTGTATAAAAATCGCGGCCGTATAAAAACTTGTTGCCTCCTTGTATATAAACATACTTTTCATATTTGCCTAAAAAGTAACCGTAGTTTGCTGATACAACAAACCGGCCTAAGCACAGATCAAGGCCTGCGTTTACCCCAACATTGAAGTGGCTGTTGATAGGGGTATAATCGCCCTGGAAAGTTTTTATAAAAGCAGTTGTATCGGTTGTTGTTGATCCTAACGGCGATAATTTAGAAGAATAAACCAGATCGGTACCTACTTTAACCCCTAACACATCATTTAAATAATGATTATATGATACGGCAATAGCCCCTTTAGGTATCGCGTTGGTCTCTTTCCTGTACGAATTATCTAACTGAAGATTCACGTCTTTTAGCTGATAAAACCCGGTAGTGATTTGCCCGGTGTATCCGGCTATCATTTCTATTGATAAGGCGTTTTTGTTTAAAGTGAATTTTGGGGTGCTTTCATTGGCATACCCTACATTTTTTACAACACCTATAAATGTTTCTATCCTGTCTAAACCTATGTTAGGTAGCTTTATGTTTGAATTGGAAACATGCGACATTCCAGCTCCAATTTTAAGGCTGGTATTCTCGGTAAGTGGCAGGGCTAACTTTATATTTGCATTGCCTACTAAGTTTAAATGGTGCCCAAGCATTTGGTTTACGCCATGGGTGTTAGTATAATCTTTTGTGGAATATATTAAACCCCCGCCCGGCGAAAAGTAGAGTTTAAAGCCGTTTATATTTACTAATTTAATATCAACTGATGCGGCCATTGCCATATCATATCCAAAATATCCTTTGTTGCTAAATTTAGGGTTATAAGCAGCCATGCGGTCGCCGGCTGTTATATTACTCAGGTCGTATATAGTAGCATCTATATTTATATTTTCAACATTCAGCATATTGGTCCATGCCGATTGGTTATTTATCGTATTGATGCTGTAGCTAACCCCATAGCCCGTGTACGTGCCCTTTGTATTAAGTATTTTAGAGCCTGATATGTAATTTACGCCAATAGTATTTTGACCCTGGGCATACAAGCCAAATGATACAAGTAACAATAACAGAAATAGGGGTACTGCTTTCATAACTATTATTATTTAGGTTGAACAATATTAATTACCGCCTTATGGCTAATTAAATAGGATAGCTTTTAATTGGTACTCCATTGTTACGCATTTAAAATCAAAAAGGTTCAATTATTATTTTATATTATTTATTGATGAGCCCGCAGCTTACGACTTGTTATTTAACATTGGCTTAATATTAACAAGCTAATTTTATATGTAATAAACAGTTATCTATTTTTGGAACACAGGGCTTTGCCGCCGACCACGAAGGCATATCTATATACAAATTATCAGATACTACCGGCTATATTTTAGTATCCGACCAGGGAGCAAATCGTTTCAGGATATTTAACCGTGAAACTACCGGGGAAAAACCTTGTGAGCATAAACTACTAAAAGTAGTTAATGTAGCAGCCAGGCAAAGCGATGGATCTGATGTGGTATCGGTACCATTAAATGCAATATTTAAACACGGGCTATTTGTAGCCATGAGCGATGATAAAACTTTCCACTACTATCGTTGGGAAGACATTGCCGGAAAAGAGCTGGGGGTGAAATAGTGATTTATTCTGATTACTCTGGCAAAGCCGCTTTACGAAAGTAAGCGGCTTTTGCTTTGTTTAATAAATTAAAAGCTGTTGGGCACCCGCCCAACAGCTTTTTACTAATGTATAAGATAAAACTTTTTAGCCTACCAGAATTTCACATACAGCGCAGTTAAAAGCAGCAATGTTACTACAATTAGTGCAAGGGTTGTTTTATCAACCTTAAACATACTGCTGTCAAGCTCGAATGCCTTAGGATTTACTTTTGGCCCGGTAAAGCTAATGGCTACCATTACAATAATGGTAAACATAAACGATAGCCCCATACAAATCAAGAAGGGGATCTCATAGCCACCTTTGCCGTTAGGGAAAGCGGTGTATAAGAATGTTTCGTTACCGAAAAGCTGCGGTGCATAGTTGTTAAACAGTACCGACATGGCAAAACCGGTAAGTATACCCGCTATAGCTGCTGCGCCGGTAGTACGTTTCCAAAAGAAACCTAAAATAAATATGGCAAATATACCCGGACTAATAAACCCGGTATATTTTTGGATAAAGGTAAAGCCACCTTCGCCGCCTATGCCTAAAAGGTCTTTCCAGGTTAGGATGATCGAAAAAATAAGCGCGGCAACAATTGTAAACTTACCTACTACAACCATCTTCTTTTCGCTGGCATCTTTAACCATGTGCTTTTTGTAGATATCGAGCGTGAAAATGGTAGATATGCTATTTGCCTTACCGGCGAGCGAAGCTACTATTGCAGCCGTAAGCGCGGCAACCGAAAGCCCCTTTAACCCGGTAGGTAAAAACCCAAGTATAGCCGAATAAGCGTTGTCTGAATTAAAATGCCCGCCTGAAGACATCTCCTGTTGTAAGCCACCGTTTTTGTATAAAACATAAGCCGCAATACCCGGTAATACCACTATTATAGGCATAGCCAGTTTCATTAAACCGGCAAACAGAATGCCTGTGCGCGCGGTTTTTAAATCGGCACCCAGGGCCCTTTGGGTAATGTATTGGTTGCAACCCCAATAATTAAGGTTTACTATCCACTGCCCGGCAAAGTACATAGCTATACCCGGCAGTGCCAGGTATTTATTTATTTCGCTTTGCGGCGCACCCGGCTTGGGTTTGGCCATTATCATTTTAAAATGCTCGGGTGCATCTTTTAGCATAGCGTTTAAACCGGCCATGGCATCTTTGCCAAAACCAAATTTTTCGCTCACAAGGGTAAGGGCTATGTAGGTGGTTGCAAGGCCGCCTATCACTAGCACCAATACCTGTATTACATCGGTAAAGCCAATTACCTTCATACCGCCAAGGGTAATAAACAAGGCAAATACAGCTAATGCTATAATTATCTCGTGCAGGTAACCGCCACCGGCAAGGCTGTTAATAGCCAAAGCACCCAGGTATAGTATTGATGTAAGGTTTACAAACACATATAAAAACAGCCAAAATATGGCCATTACAAAGCTCACGGTTTCGTTGTAGCGCGTGTGCAAAAACTGCGGCATTGTAAAGATGTTATTTTTTAGATACACCGGTACAAACCAAAC is a window of Inquilinus sp. KBS0705 DNA encoding:
- a CDS encoding xanthine dehydrogenase family protein molybdopterin-binding subunit, which produces MNRRNFIQSGALLGGGLLVSFTIPQANKMAALAARATEGAFVPNAFLKIGTDNSITVYLSHVEMGQGIWTTLPMLLADELDADLDKIKIEHGGPAKAYNHNVYGIQITGGSSSTWSEFDRYRNAGATARVLLTQAAAQRAGIAITDCRTEKGYVTAGSQKFSYGDLATEAAKLPAPAKVPLKAPADWKYIGKSPKRRDSLAKTNGQAQFGIDIQFPGLLSAVVAHAPVFGGKVKSFDASKAKAVPGVVQVVQIPTGIAVIADNFWAAQQGRKSLQITWDHGPGVMLNTATQTKAYKTLAATKGLPAQKKGNADTALGKSAKVVSGEYVFSYLAHAPMEPLNCTVKIDNDVCEIWTGTQMPGIDQKNAATILGFKPEQVKITIPFLGGGFGRRAAPTSDFVTEAVHIAKASGKPIKMVWTREDDMRSGHYRPFFVHNVKVGLDNGLPVAWLHNIVGQSIMGEAKIFGPAPKIDNTSVEGVKESPYLDAVPDHYVGLHTTEEVVPILWFRSVGNTHTAYVMETMVDELAYAANQDPVDYRIKLLKDHPRHLATLKLAAEKANWKKKLPAGRFKGVAVHESFGSYVAVIAEVSINNGLVKVHKVDCAIDCGLAVNPDGVKAQMESGVIFGLTMALYGELTIKDGQLQQSNFYDYRIARMNESPEINVYIVQSSEKMGGAGECGVPPTAPAIANAIFAATGTRIYNLPIVNHKLIQKA
- a CDS encoding (2Fe-2S)-binding protein; the encoded protein is MITLTVNGQRREVAADPNMPLLWVIRDLLGLTGTKFGCGVAQCGACTVHLNGEAVRSCVTKVSRAEGQQITTIEGLALNGDHPLQLAWQEADVPQCGYCQSGQLMSAAVLLKENPNPTDQDIDDAMSGNICRCGTYTRIRSAIHQAAKMQREGVKS
- a CDS encoding DUF1810 family protein; translated protein: MASDSTLWRFLTAQARDYTTALAEIKRGRKSSHWMWYIFPQIGGLGYSDMAKRYAIIGLSEAADYLAHPVLGKRIIEISNALLSLPGNNATAIMGSPDDLKLRSSMTLFSLVPGADTVFEEVLKKFFKGEKDKATLELI
- a CDS encoding TetR/AcrR family transcriptional regulator, whose translation is MARTKDFDENEVLSKAIQLFWHKGYNGTSMQELVDGLGISRSSLYDTYTDKHTLFMKALQSYQQAGTANIEAIIERGLPAKDTVAKLLDLATGDLICDQQQKGCFMVNAEVEVAPHDPEVAAVVCHNDQLMEEAFFRVIKEGQQSGDIQNKQDARALARFIFNSVKGMRVSAKSTNDTAIFKDIIRLTIAILD
- a CDS encoding glucose 1-dehydrogenase, with the translated sequence MKKLENKVAVVTGASKGIGAGIAKHLAAAGASVVVNYASAKEGAEQVVADIVANGGKAVAIQGNVSSEADITRLFAETAKTFGQVDILVNNAGIYKWGAIEEITAEDFHAQFNTNVLGLLLATKGAVKNFNPNGGSIINVGSAVSNITPAGSAVYTATKSAVDGITHVLAKELGGKNIRVNSINPGMVETEGTHTAGFIGSDFAAELIKTTPLGRLGQPDDIAEVAVFLASDDSRWLTGELLLASGGVR
- a CDS encoding DUF1624 domain-containing protein, producing MKQRIQSIDMVRGLIMIVMTLDHTRDFLHLAGPPPLDVQRTTVILFFTRWITHFCAPTFVFLSGVSACLAAQRRTPGQMTAFLLTRGAWLILSDLLIISLIFSFDVQYHFPVLEVLWATGFGMIVLALFIRLPKSFIAVIAILIIAGHNLLDNANLPKDGIAGNLATILLNGVGALIPVGTNRFIFAIYAAIPWTGALLLGYVFGGLYTTGYDAQKRRKVLRLTGCAFISLFIILRLINHYGDPSHWAVQRNAAHTLLSFINASKQTPSLLFMLMTLGPILLLLSYTEGISNRVTRFCVVYGNVPYFYFISHLALLRVINVTGVVLAGIPLNFKESSPVWAAPGFGIPLWAVYLSWMGVIALMYLPCRWYGRYKLTHSQWWLSYI
- a CDS encoding acyloxyacyl hydrolase, which produces MKAVPLFLLLLLVSFGLYAQGQNTIGVNYISGSKILNTKGTYTGYGVSYSINTINNQSAWTNMLNVENINIDATIYDLSNITAGDRMAAYNPKFSNKGYFGYDMAMAASVDIKLVNINGFKLYFSPGGGLIYSTKDYTNTHGVNQMLGHHLNLVGNANIKLALPLTENTSLKIGAGMSHVSNSNIKLPNIGLDRIETFIGVVKNVGYANESTPKFTLNKNALSIEMIAGYTGQITTGFYQLKDVNLQLDNSYRKETNAIPKGAIAVSYNHYLNDVLGVKVGTDLVYSSKLSPLGSTTTDTTAFIKTFQGDYTPINSHFNVGVNAGLDLCLGRFVVSANYGYFLGKYEKYVYIQGGNKFLYGRDFYTTFAFRYFLTPKIALEAKSYMRNFGGIGLNMNI
- a CDS encoding phytase codes for the protein MCNKQLSIFGTQGFAADHEGISIYKLSDTTGYILVSDQGANRFRIFNRETTGEKPCEHKLLKVVNVAARQSDGSDVVSVPLNAIFKHGLFVAMSDDKTFHYYRWEDIAGKELGVK
- a CDS encoding sodium/solute symporter (Members of the Solute:Sodium Symporter (SSS), TC 2.A.21 as described in tcdb.org, catalyze solute:Na+ symport. Known solutes for members of the family include sugars, amino acids, nucleosides, inositols, vitamins, urea or anions, depending on the system.); this encodes MNKFTHIDYIIFFIYFVVVSGYGYWVYRSKKTKGVSDSKDFFLAQGSLTWWAIGASLIASNISAEQFIGTSGQGFAVGLAVAAYEWVAAIALIIVAVWFVPVYLKNNIFTMPQFLHTRYNETVSFVMAIFWLFLYVFVNLTSILYLGALAINSLAGGGYLHEIIIALAVFALFITLGGMKVIGFTDVIQVLVLVIGGLATTYIALTLVSEKFGFGKDAMAGLNAMLKDAPEHFKMIMAKPKPGAPQSEINKYLALPGIAMYFAGQWIVNLNYWGCNQYITQRALGADLKTARTGILFAGLMKLAMPIIVVLPGIAAYVLYKNGGLQQEMSSGGHFNSDNAYSAILGFLPTGLKGLSVAALTAAIVASLAGKANSISTIFTLDIYKKHMVKDASEKKMVVVGKFTIVAALIFSIILTWKDLLGIGGEGGFTFIQKYTGFISPGIFAIFILGFFWKRTTGAAAIAGILTGFAMSVLFNNYAPQLFGNETFLYTAFPNGKGGYEIPFLICMGLSFMFTIIVMVAISFTGPKVNPKAFELDSSMFKVDKTTLALIVVTLLLLTALYVKFW